Within the Roseicitreum antarcticum genome, the region CTCGCTCGACATGAATGACACGGCGGTGTCGATTGCGCTGCGGTCCGGTGAAATCTGGGTTTTCCGGGCCGAGGGCGCGGTGCGCATGACGCTGGAACCTTCGGTCTACCTTGAAAAAGGCCGGCTGAAACCGCGCCCCAGCCAGCAGATCGTATTGTCAGGCGTGGCGCTTGACTATACCAGCCACATCACCTGGACGCTGGCCAAGGCGCAAGATACGCCCGTCGCGATGCGCGACATTGGCCGCGACGACCCGCTGGCGATGCCCGATTACTGAGCGGGCGGCGCGTGTGAACCCGTCTTGCATGGACCCCGAAGCGCCGCCCCCCAAACCAAGATCCCGAAGCCCCGACCCTGAAGCCCTGACCCCGACCCTGAAGCCCCGACCCTGAACCTGAAGCCCTGACCCTGAAGCAAAGTGACTGGACCTGACATGACTGACCTTGCCCCCGTAAAACGCGCCCTTCTGTCGGTGTCCGACAAGACCGGATTGGTGCAACTGGGCCGTGCGCTGGCCGCGCGCGGTGTCGATCTGGTGTCCACCGGGGGCACGGCGGCGGCGTTGCGCGACGCCGGGCTGGCGGTGCGCGATGTGTCCGACCTGACGGGGTTTCCCGAAATGATGGATGGCCGCGTCAAGACGCTGCATCCGATGGTGCATGGCGGGTTGCTGGCCTTGCGCGACGATGCCGGGCATCTGGGTGCGATGCAGGATCATGGGATCGCGCCGATTGATCTGCTGGTCGTCAACCTCTACCCGTTCGAGGCGACCGTGGCGCGCGGGGCGGATTACGCCGAAGCGGTCGAAAACATCGATATCGGCGGCCCGGCGATGATCCGGGCAGCGGCGAAGAACCACGGGTTTGTGAGCGTTGTCACCGACCCCGAGGATTATGCCGCCCTGCTGGCCGAGCTGGACGCGCAAGACGGCCAGACGACACTGGCCTTCCGCCAGCGGCTGGCCCAGACCGCCTATGCCCGCACCGGCGCCTATGATGCGGCGGTGTCTACCTGGATGGCGGGCGCGATCGGGGTAGAGACCCCGCGCCGCCGGGTCTTTGCGGGCACGTTGGCGCAGCCGTTGCGCTATGGCGAGAACCCGCACCAGCGGGCCGCCTTCTATACCGACGGGTCGGACCGCCCCGGCGTGGCCACCGCCACCCAGCATCAGGGCAAGGAGCTGTCCTATAACAACATCAACGACACCGATGCGGCGTTCGAGCTGGTGTCGGAATTCCTGCCCACCGATGGCCCGGCCTGCGCGATCATCAAGCATGCCAACCCCTGCGGCGTGGCACGGGGCGACACCCTGACGCAGGCCTATGCGCGGGCGTTTGACTGCGACCGTACCTCGGCGTTCGGGGGGATCATCGCGCTGAACATGAAGCTGGATCTGGCCACGGCCGAAGCAATTTCCGGCATTTTCACCGAGGTTGTGATTGCGCCGGGCGCGGATGATGCCGCCATTGCGCATTTCGCCAGGAAGAAGAACCTGCGCCTGCTGACCACGAAGGGGCTGGGCAACCCGATGGCGCCGGGGCTGGCGTTCCGGCAGGTGTCGGGCGGGATGTTGGTGCAGGACCGTGACAATGGCATGATTCTGGAAACCGCGTTGCAGGTCGTGACGAAGCGCGCGCCCGATGCCGATGAACTGGCCGACCTGATGTTCGCGTGGAAGGTTGCCAAGCATGTGAAATCGAACGCGATTGTCTATGTGAAGGATCTGGCCACGGTGGGCATCGGTGCCGGACAGATGAGCCGGGTGGACAGCACGCGCATCGCCGCGCGCAAATCGGTGGACATGGCGGAAGTGATGGGCCTTCCGGGGGCGCTGACGCAGGGCTCTGTCGTGGCGTCGGATGCGTTTTTCCCCTTTGCCGACGGGCTGTTGGCTGCCGCCGAGGCAGGCGCGCGCGCGATCATCCAGCCCGGCGGTTCGGTGCGCGATGCCGAGGTGATCGCCGCCGCCGATGCGGCGGGGCTGGCCATGGTGTTCACCGGGCAGCGGCATTTCCGGCACTAGGACGCGATTTGCCGCGCGCCGGTGTCGGGCGCGCGGCCCACCTTTTCACAACGGGCAGGCATTCCCCCATGAACCAGATCGACCGCACCCCGGCCCGGCACCCGATGAAATACATCATCGGTGCCGCCGCGCTGATCTTCGTGATCGACCAGTTGACCAAATGGTATGTGGTGTTCGAACTGGGCCTGCAGCACCGGCTGTTCATCGAGGTCTTCGACCCCTACCTCAATTTCTCGATGGCGTGGAACACCGGGGTGAATTTCGGGCTGTTCGGCGGCGGGACGGATGTCATGCGCTGGGTGCTGATCGCGGTGGCGCTGGGCATCTCGGGCTGGGTGTGGGTCTGGGTGCGGCGCGACCCGCGACCTGGCATGTTGCTGAGCGCGGGCGTGCTGATCGGCGGCGCGCTGGGCAATGTGGTGGACAGGGTGCTGTATGGCGCGGTGGCGGATTTCCTGAACATGTCGTGCTGCGGGCTGCGCAACCCCTTTGCATTCAACGTCGCGGATGTGGCGATCTTTGCCGGTGCCATCGGGCTGGCGGTATTCTCGGGGCGGGCGGATGGGGCTGCGGGCGACAAGACCCCGTGACGCCCGCGCAAAGATAGGCTAAGAGGCTAAGGTAATTGAGTGCGGACAGCTTTGATCTGAGGGGGCTTTCGATGCGGCGAGGGCAAGGTAGTGTGGCGGCGGCGACCGGGCTGGCACTGATGGTGCTGGCGGGATGTTCGCAAGGTGATGGCGCGCCGCGCCTGATGTTTGCTGCCGAACAGCACAGCGGGCCGGACGAATTTTCCATCGTGCCGACGCGCCCGCTGGAAATGCCCGACAATCTGGCCGCGCTGCCCGAACCCACGCCTGCGGGGACCAACCGCGTCGATCCGGTGCCGCGCGCCGATGTCGCCGTGGCGATGGGCGGGTCGGCTGCGGCCGCCACCCGGTCCGGCGTGCCCGCATCCGACAGCGCGCTTTTGGCGCGGGCCGGGCGGTATGGCGTCGCGGGTGACATCCGGGGGCAACTGGCCGCTGAGGATCTTGCCTACCGCGAGGCCAACAAGGGCCGCATCCTGGAGCGGATCTTTGCCGTAAACGTCTATCATGACGCGTACCGCCCGCTGGCGCTGGACCGCTATGCCGAGCTGGAACGCTGGCGCCGCGTGGGCGTGCGCACCCCTGCTGCCCCCCCCGCTATCGCACAATAGAGCCGACGCGGCGGGCTGGCCTCGTGCGTCTGGTGGTGTCCGGTTTGGGGCGCCATTGGCTGAGCGCTGCGGTAAACCGCTGATGCGGCACCCGAGGGCTGTCACAACGCCGTGCCCCGGCTTGAACTGTCCGGGCCATGTCGTACATGCATCCCCAAGGGCAGCAGGATAGGGGATGGCCGATGATCCGAAGCACAATGGTAACGCGGGCCGCAGGGGTGATCGCATTGGTCGGCCTGAGCATCGGCGCGGTAGGCTTTGGCGGCGGTGCGGGTGTGGGCTTTGCGCCCGGCGCGCGCGCGCAGACCACTGCGCCAGCGGTTAACGGGCCAGCGGTTAACGGGCCAGCGGCAGCGCCGCAGGCAACCGACATCCAGCCCACCGCCGAGGAAGGCGTCAGCCAGTTCACGCTGGATAACGGCATGGAAGTCGTTGTCATCGAGGACCGGCGCGCACCTGTCGCGGTGCATATGGTCTGGTACCGCGTGGGCGCGGCAGATGAGCCGGTGGGCAAATCGGGCATCGCGCATTTCCTCGAACACCTGATGTTCAAGGGCACCGACACGACCGAGGCCGGCGAATTCTCTGCCACGGTCGAGGCGCAGGGCGGGCGCGACAATGCGTTTACCAGTTGGGATTACACCGGATATTTCCAGCGCGTCGCCGCCGACCGGCTGGAACTGATGATGCAGCTCGAAGCTGACCGGATGACCGACCTTGCGTTTACCGATGCCGATTGGCAGCCGGAGCTCTCGGTCATTCTGGAGGAACGCGGGCAGGTGCTGGAAAGCCGGGCGGGGGCGGTGTTCAACGAACAATTGCGCGCCGCGCTGTTCCAGAACCATCCCTACGGCACGCCCATCATCGGCTGGCGGCACGAGATGGAGGATTTGACCGGCGCGGATGCGATGGCGTTCTATGCGCGCCATTACGGGCCGAATAATGCGGTGCTGGTGGTCGCGGGCGATGTCGACGCCGAGACGGTGCGCGCGATGGCGCAGGAACATTACGGCCCGATTGCGCCCAATCCCGATATTGTCGCGCGCAGCCGTCCGCAAGAACCGCCGCAACTGGCCGAGCGCCGGGTGATCTATCATGACGCGCGGATCGCGCAGCCCTATGTCAGCCGCCAGTATCTGGCCCCACGCCGGGACTCCGGCGCGCCGGAAGACGCGGCGGCCTTGCAGGTGTTGGCGGCGTTGCTGGGCGGCAGCCCGACGACCTCGGTGCTGGAGCGCCGGTTGAACTTTGACGAGGGCGTGGCGCTGAGCACCTGGGCCTCGTACAGCGGGACCTGGGTGGATGACGCGATTTTCGCCGTGGGGATCATGCCGGTCGAGGGCGTGTCGCTGGAGCAAGCCGAAGCGGCGTTGGACCGCGCGATTGCCGGGTTCCTGGAAACCGGGGTCGATGCCGACCAACTGGCCCGGGTACAGACGCAGATCCGCGCATCCGAGATCTACGGGCTGGACGACACGCAAAGCCGCGCCCGGGAATATGGCGCGGCGCTGAGCAACGGGTTGACCGTTGCCGATGTGCAGGAGTGGCCCGCCGCCCTGATGGCGGTGACCGAGGCGGATGTGATGGAAGCGGCGCGGCAGATCTTTGACCGCCGCGCGGAATCGGTGACGGGCTGGGCGGGCCCGCCGCCGGAGGCGGCTGACGCGATGGTGCCGGAGGCAATGGCTCCGGAGGCGGCTGATGCCGCGCAGGATTCGGCGCAGGATACAGCAGCGCCTGACCCGGCCCCCGACGCTGGCGCGGCTGCAAACATCGACGCCCAACCCGCAATGTCTGAAGAGGTGACGCAATGATCCGCCTGGTCCTGACCGTTCCGCTGACCCTGATCTGGCTGGCGCTGCCCGCGCGCGCGCAAATCGACATCACGCCGGTGACCTCGGCGGGCGGCGTAACAGCGTGGCTGGCCGAAGAACCCTCGATCCCCTTCACCGCGCTGGATCTGACGTTTCGGGGTGGCGCGAATATTGAAGGCGCGCAGAATGCCGGGGCCGTCGCGCTGATGGCGGGCCTGTTGAACGAGGGCGCGGGCGATCTGGATGCCCAGGAATTCGCGGCGGCCGCCGAAGAGTTGGCGCTGGAAATGCGGGTCACGGCGGGGCGCGATACGGTCAGTATCTCGGCCAGGTTCCTGACCGAAAACCGCGATGAAGCGGTGGCGCTGCTGCGGCAGGCTTTGACCCAGCCGCGATTCGACGAAGATGCGATTGAACGGGTGCGCGCGCAGGCGCTGGCCGGGCTGCGGCAAGATGCGGTGAGCCCCAATGCCATCGCCTCGCGCCGGTTCGCGGACCTTGCCTATGGCGACCACCCTTACGCGCGCAGCGCCGATGGCACGCCCGAGACCGTCGCCGCGTTGACCCGCGACGATCTGGTTGCGGCGCATCAGGGCGCGCTGGCGCGGGACCGGGTGTTCGTGGGGGCGGCGGGCGATATCTCGGCGCAGGCGCTGGGCACGTTGCTGGATGATCTGCTGGGCGATCTGCCGGAGGAAGGCGCGCCGCTGCCGGGGCGGGCCACGTATGACCTGTCGCCGGGCATCACATTGGTGCCGTTCGACGGGCCGCAATCGGTCATCGCCTTTGGCCATGACGGGATTGCCCGCGATGACCCGGATTTTCTGGCCGCCTATGTGCTGAACGAAGTGTTCGGCGGCGGGCGGTTCGGCACCCGCCTGATGACCAGTCTGCGCGAGGAGCGCGGCCTGACCTACGGTGTCGGCGCGTTTCTGGCCACCGCCGATCTGGGCGAGACCTATCAGGGCCGCATGTCGACCGAGAATGCCCGCGCTGCGCAGGCGATCGAGCTGTTGCGCTCGGAATGGGCAGATGTGGCGCAAAACGGTATTTCAGAGCAAGAGTTGAGCCGCGTGCAGACCTATCTGACCGGGGCCTATCCGCTGCGCTTTGACGGCAATCTTTCGATTGCGGGCGTGCTGTCGAGCATGCAGTTTCAGGGCTTCGACATTGATTATGTGAACTATCGCAATGACCTGATCGATGCGCTGACGGTGGAAGACATGGCCCGCGTGGCGGGTGACCTGATGGACGCTGATGCGCTGCATTTCGTGGTGGTGGGCCAGCCTGACGGGTTGGACGCGGGCGCGGTGCAATAATCAAAGCGCGGGTTTGCTGTGGACAACACCGGCCTGGCCCGCGCTAACGCTTGGCGCGCCTTTGGGGGCATGCTATTGCTGGTAGCATGACGCATCTGGACCCCAACATACGCCCCGCTATCCGCCAGTTGGATGAAGCCGCCGCGAATCGCATCGCGGCGGGCGAGGTGGTGGAGCGTGCGGCCTCTGCCGTCAAGGAACTGGTGGAAAACGCGCTTGATGCGGGCGCGCGGCGGGTCGATGTGGCCTATGCCGATGGCGGCAAGACCCTGATCCGCGTCAGCGATGACGGGCATGGCATGGCGCCCGACGATCTGCCGCTGGCGCTGTCGCGGCATGCGACATCGAAGATTGACGGGTCAGACCTGCTCAACATCCGCTCGTTCGGGTTTCGCGGCGAGGCGCTGCCCAGTCTTGGCGCTGTCGGGCGGTTGACCCTTACCTCGCGCGCGCAGGGGTATGAGGCGGCGCGGCTGTGTGTCAGCGGCGGGCGCGTCGATCCGGTGGTGCCTGCGGCGTTGTCGCGTGGCACGATGGTCGAATTGCGCGATCTGTTCTATGCCACGCCCGCGCGGCTGAAATTCATGCGGTCGGACCGGGCCGAAGCGCAGGCGATTGCCGACACGCTGCGGCGGCTGGCCATGGCCGAACCCGCCGTCAGTTTCAGCCTGACCGATGTGTCGGACGGCGGCGCGCGGGTGATCTTCCGCGTGGATGGGGAGCAAGGCACGCTGTTTGATGCGCTGGCCGGGCGGCTCGGTCGGATCATCGGGCGCGATTTCATCGACAATGCCCTGTGGATCGATGCCGAGCGTGAGGGGCATCGCATGACCGGCTATGCCGCGCTGCCGACCTATTCGCGCGGGGCGGCGGTGACGCAGTATCTGTTCGTCAACGGGCGTCCGGTGCGGGACAAGATGCTGACAGGGGCGCTGCGCGCCGCCTATATGGATTTCCTGTCGCGCGACCGGCACCCGGCGGCGGCGCTGTTCATCGATTGCGACCCGCAACTGGTGGATGTGAACGTCCACCCCGCCAAGGCCGAGGTGCGGTTCCGCGACCCCGGGCTGGTGCGCGGGCTGATCGTCAGCGGGCTGCGGCATGCGCTGGCGGGCGCGGGGCACCGGGCATCCTCGACCGTGGGGGATGCGACGTTGGGCGCGATGCGGCCTGAGGGGCATGGCGGTGGTGCGGCGCGGGTCTATCAGATGGACCACCGCCCGGCGCAGGGCGTTTTGCGGGCCGCCCATCAGGGGCAGGCCCCGCAGGACTGGGCCGCACCGGATTGGGCCGCACCGGATCGGGCAGCACGGGGCGCTGCCGAGGCCCCGGGTTTCGCCGATGGCGCTGCGGCTTTCAATGGTTTCGCCCCCGCCGCGCGGCAAGAAGTGGCAGATATGGGCGCGACCGATGCGCCGCTGGGCGCGGCGCGCGCGCAGGTGCATGAGAATTACATCATCGCCCAGACGGCCGATGGTATCGTGATTGTCGATCAACATGCGGCGCATGAGCGGCTGGTTTATGAGCGCCTCAAACGCCAGATGGGCGCGCAGGGTGTGCCCTCGCAGGCGCTGCTGATCCCCGAGATCGTGGATATGTCCGCGACCGAGGCCGCGCGGCTGTTGGAGCATGCCGAGGCGCTGGCGCGGCTGGGGCTGGTGGTGGAACCATTCGGCGGCACTGCGGTGGCGGTGCGCGAAACGCCTGCGCCGCTGGGCGTGGTCAACGCCGCCGCGCTGATCCGCGATGTGTCGGATGAATTGGCCGATCTGGGCGACAGCCAGTTGGTGCAGGCGCGGCTGGAGGCGGTGCTGTCGCGCATGGCCTGCCACGGCTCTGTCCGGTCGGGGCGGCAGATGCGGGCGGATGAGATGAACGCGCTGCTGCGCGAGATGGAAGCGACGCCGCATTCCGGCCAGTGCAACCACGGCCGCCCGACCTATGTCGCGCTGAGCCTTGCCGATATCGAAAAGCTGTTCGGCCGCCGATGATCGACGTTGCGGGCCGGACCTATGCGCTGGATGATCCCATGGTCATCGCGGTCCTTTTCGGGGCCGTTTTGCTGCTGGCGGTGGTGCTGATCTTGCGCGCGGTTGCGCGCACGGCCCGGTCGGTAGAGCCGCTGGCCTGGCAGGTCAACCAGATGGGCGGCACGATCCAGGCGCTGTCGGACGGGCAACAGCATCTGGCGGGCGGCCTGCATCATGTGTCCGACGCGCAGGCCAAGGCGCAGGCGCATATGCTGCATGTGGTCGAACAGCGGCTGTCTGAAGTGGGCACCAGGATGGGCACCGCGCTGGACGGCAGTTCGATCCGCACCGCGCAGTCATTGGGCGCGCTGCAACAGCGGTTGGAGGCGATTGACCGCGCGCAGGCCAATATCGAGAAGCTTTCGGGCAACGTGTTGTCCTTGCAAGATATCTTGTCGAACAAGCAGGCGCGCGGTGCTTTTGGCGAGATCCAGTTGCATGATCTGGTGGGCAAGGCGCTGCCCGCCGATGCCTTCACCATGCAGGCCACGCTGTCGAACGGGCGGCGGGCCGATTGCCTGGTGCACATGCCGCTGCCGCCCGGCCCCCTGGTGATCGACGCGAAATTCCCGCTGGAGGCCTATGAGGCCCTGCGCCGCGCGGACACTGACGCCCAAACGCTGGAGGCGACGCGCGCCTTCCGCCAGTCGGTGCGCCTGCATATCAGGGCGATTGCCGAGCGGTATATCATCAAGGGCGAGACCGGCGACGGCGCGCTGATGTTCCTGCCCTCCGAGGCGGTCTATGCCGAGTTGCACAGCAATTTTCCCGAACTGGTGCGCGAGGGTTTCGCCGCCCACGTCTGGATCGTATCGCCCACCACCTGCATGGCCACGCTGAACACGCTGCGCGGTATCTTGCGCGACGCGCGGATGCGCGAACAGGCGGGCGCGGTGCGGCGCGAGCTTGGGTTGTTGCTGGACGATCTGCGGCGGTTGTCCGAACGGGTGGACAAGCTGGACAGCCATTTCGGGCAGGTGCAGGGCGATCTGCGCGACATCAAGATCTCCAGCGAGAAGACGACCCGGCGGGCGCAACGGTTGGAGAGTTTCGATTTCTCGGACGGTTCAGGGTAGGGCGCGGTTCAGGGTAGGGCGCGGTTCGGGCTGGCCTTGGTTTGGGCTGGGCGTGGTTCGGGCTGGGCGTGGTTTGGGGCTGGGCGGCGCGGCACCTTCCCCCCCCCGGTTGCGGCGTTGGATGCCGGGAAGGGAGGAGCCCGCCTCCGCGCCCCGTCAGGCGGCCAGTTCCTGCGTCGCCGCCCCCTCCCATGTGCCGTCGGAATGGTAGCGCGCGGTGATCCGCCCCCCGTCCAGCGCGAAGAGGTGCAGCCAGCCGTTGTCGAACAGGGCGCGCACCTCTGCGTGGCGGGCCAGAACGGCGCTGATCGCGTCTTGTGGCGCGTCAATCAGGACCGACAGCCGCAGGGGCTCGTGAACCAGCCGCGCGCCGTCGTGCACCGATTGCCAGGGCAGACCGGGGCGCAGGATGCCGCCGTTGCCCTGCACCACGCCGATACCGCCCACGACATTGTGGATCAGCTTGTTGCCGCCGCCAAAGACGGCGGGCGCCACCGCAGAGCCGTAGTATTGCAGGCTGATCCAGCTTGCTACGACCACCGGCGCGGTCAAGATCAGGTCCAGCGTGGCAAAGTCCCGATCGGCCCGCCAGTCGTAGCTGTGCAGGAAGGCGCGGCCCTGAAGGTCGGCGGCGGCGGTCTGCGCGCGCGGTGCGGCGATGAAGGCGGCGCAGCCCGCCAGCCCCCATTCGGGCCGGATTTCGGCCCAGTTGCGCGCCCGGGCGGCAAGGGTTTCAGGCGCCGCCCCCGGCAGTTGCGCGGCCCGCGCGACCCGCGCAAGCTGCCCCGCGCGGGCCAGCCATCCGCGCGCCTGTTCAAGGTCGCTGGCATGGCTGGCCGCAGGCGCATCGGCATAGAGCGTCACCGCATCGGTTGTCGTGTCATGCAGCCCCGCCACGAACAGCGTGTCATTGGGCAGGGGGGTGCCGCGTGCCTTCAGCCCTGCGCGGGCCTCTGGATCGTTCAGCAGCCCGGCCAGCAGCCGGGCCGAGACTTCGCCGCTTTGCCCGCCGCAGGCGCCGCATTGATAGGCGCTGTGGTGCGGGTTGTTGGTCATCCCGGCGCCATGGCCCAGCAGCAAGACCAGCCGGGCATGCCCTTGGGTAAAGCTCATGGCGCGCAGCACGGCGGCGGCGGTATCGGCCTTTTGATCGGGGTTGAGCGGATGCTCGAACCGCGGGGCCGCAGATGATGCCGCCGAGGGGGCGGCGGCCTTTGGTGCGGGCAGCGCGTCCTGCACCAGTTTCCAGCCATAGGCGGGGCCTGCTGCCTCGACAAAGGCGAAGGAGGACACCGCCGCTTGCCGGAAGCGGCCCCAGGCGCGGGTGGCGCGGGCCTTGATGCGGCTGGCCTGTTCGGTCTGCGGGTCGGCGTGGCTGCATGCGTTGAGGGCGGGGCGCAAAAGCGCGGGCAGATGCGCCTGCGCCAGATCGGTGCCTTGCGGCCGGTGCGCGACGGGCAGGCCGAAGAACCCCGCGAAGCCAAGCGTGGCGATGCCTGCGTCTTGCGATTCCAGCGCGCGGCGGAAGGGTTCCGAGCGTACGTCGATGCAAAACGCAGCCTGAAGTGTCGGGCGCGCGGCGGTCGCCGCTGGCGCGGATGCGGCCTGCGTCAGGTGGCCCGCCAGTTGGCGTTGATGCGCGCGCTCTGCCGCGTCTTGCAAGATCGCGTCCAGCACATGGTCGGCGCCGGGGGTCACGGGGGCGGCATGGGCGGCAAGGGTGGCCTGCCAGTTGGCGGCGACCCCGGGGCCGACCTTGGCAGCGTGGATCAACAGCGCCTCTTCCCAGACCAGCCGGATCGCCAGCAGATCGGCCAGCGTGTCATCGCTGCCGCCCGACAGTTCGGCCTGCCACAGCAGCCAGCGCGCATGCTGCGCCCAGCCGCCAAGGTCCATCAGCAGGCGGTGAAAGGTGGTTTCGGCGGCGTCATGATGGATGCCCAGGCTGCGCACGGCGCGCAGGATGGCGCGGTCGGCAGTGTCGGGGGCGTCGCCCACATGGGCGCAAAAGCCGCGCAGCCCGGCGATTTCCGGCGTCAGATCGCGGCTGGCCCAGCCCTGCCACGCGCTGTAGGCGGGCCGCCCCGGCGCGGGTGACCACAGCGCCTGCCCCCGGTCGAAATGCCCCGCAGCCCAAAGGCCGAAGGTGCGCGCGATGACCGACGGCCAGTCGGTGCCGGTGGCGTCGGCGGCAAGGTCGGCCAGCGTGGGCAGGGCCTTGGGTGCGGGGCGTGGGGCGATGGCCCCCGCCTTCAGCGCGGCAAGGTCGTGGGGTTTGTGGGGGCCGGCATGTCGGTGCAGCGCCGCCGACAGGTCGGCATCGGTGATGCTGCCTGCGGCGATGGCCGTGGCAAAATCCGCGCGCGGGCGCATCAGGTCGGCGCCTGCCACGCGGGCCAGCCGGGCGGCGGCGGTGGCAAGCCCCTCGTGCGTCTGGCCGAGGAAGGGGTTGACCGCGACCGTCGCATCCAGCGGAAAGGCCGGGGGGATGGCGCGCAGCGCGGCGCGGGCCGCGTCAAGGATGCCATGCGCGGGCGGGGCCGGTGGGGTGGGGTAGTTGAACATCGCGGATCTCTTTGCTTCAGGG harbors:
- a CDS encoding DUF3035 domain-containing protein; this encodes MRRGQGSVAAATGLALMVLAGCSQGDGAPRLMFAAEQHSGPDEFSIVPTRPLEMPDNLAALPEPTPAGTNRVDPVPRADVAVAMGGSAAAATRSGVPASDSALLARAGRYGVAGDIRGQLAAEDLAYREANKGRILERIFAVNVYHDAYRPLALDRYAELERWRRVGVRTPAAPPAIAQ
- a CDS encoding M16 family metallopeptidase → MIRSTMVTRAAGVIALVGLSIGAVGFGGGAGVGFAPGARAQTTAPAVNGPAVNGPAAAPQATDIQPTAEEGVSQFTLDNGMEVVVIEDRRAPVAVHMVWYRVGAADEPVGKSGIAHFLEHLMFKGTDTTEAGEFSATVEAQGGRDNAFTSWDYTGYFQRVAADRLELMMQLEADRMTDLAFTDADWQPELSVILEERGQVLESRAGAVFNEQLRAALFQNHPYGTPIIGWRHEMEDLTGADAMAFYARHYGPNNAVLVVAGDVDAETVRAMAQEHYGPIAPNPDIVARSRPQEPPQLAERRVIYHDARIAQPYVSRQYLAPRRDSGAPEDAAALQVLAALLGGSPTTSVLERRLNFDEGVALSTWASYSGTWVDDAIFAVGIMPVEGVSLEQAEAALDRAIAGFLETGVDADQLARVQTQIRASEIYGLDDTQSRAREYGAALSNGLTVADVQEWPAALMAVTEADVMEAARQIFDRRAESVTGWAGPPPEAADAMVPEAMAPEAADAAQDSAQDTAAPDPAPDAGAAANIDAQPAMSEEVTQ
- the mutL gene encoding DNA mismatch repair endonuclease MutL, translating into MTHLDPNIRPAIRQLDEAAANRIAAGEVVERAASAVKELVENALDAGARRVDVAYADGGKTLIRVSDDGHGMAPDDLPLALSRHATSKIDGSDLLNIRSFGFRGEALPSLGAVGRLTLTSRAQGYEAARLCVSGGRVDPVVPAALSRGTMVELRDLFYATPARLKFMRSDRAEAQAIADTLRRLAMAEPAVSFSLTDVSDGGARVIFRVDGEQGTLFDALAGRLGRIIGRDFIDNALWIDAEREGHRMTGYAALPTYSRGAAVTQYLFVNGRPVRDKMLTGALRAAYMDFLSRDRHPAAALFIDCDPQLVDVNVHPAKAEVRFRDPGLVRGLIVSGLRHALAGAGHRASSTVGDATLGAMRPEGHGGGAARVYQMDHRPAQGVLRAAHQGQAPQDWAAPDWAAPDRAARGAAEAPGFADGAAAFNGFAPAARQEVADMGATDAPLGAARAQVHENYIIAQTADGIVIVDQHAAHERLVYERLKRQMGAQGVPSQALLIPEIVDMSATEAARLLEHAEALARLGLVVEPFGGTAVAVRETPAPLGVVNAAALIRDVSDELADLGDSQLVQARLEAVLSRMACHGSVRSGRQMRADEMNALLREMEATPHSGQCNHGRPTYVALSLADIEKLFGRR
- a CDS encoding M16 family metallopeptidase, which encodes MIRLVLTVPLTLIWLALPARAQIDITPVTSAGGVTAWLAEEPSIPFTALDLTFRGGANIEGAQNAGAVALMAGLLNEGAGDLDAQEFAAAAEELALEMRVTAGRDTVSISARFLTENRDEAVALLRQALTQPRFDEDAIERVRAQALAGLRQDAVSPNAIASRRFADLAYGDHPYARSADGTPETVAALTRDDLVAAHQGALARDRVFVGAAGDISAQALGTLLDDLLGDLPEEGAPLPGRATYDLSPGITLVPFDGPQSVIAFGHDGIARDDPDFLAAYVLNEVFGGGRFGTRLMTSLREERGLTYGVGAFLATADLGETYQGRMSTENARAAQAIELLRSEWADVAQNGISEQELSRVQTYLTGAYPLRFDGNLSIAGVLSSMQFQGFDIDYVNYRNDLIDALTVEDMARVAGDLMDADALHFVVVGQPDGLDAGAVQ
- the purH gene encoding bifunctional phosphoribosylaminoimidazolecarboxamide formyltransferase/IMP cyclohydrolase — protein: MTDLAPVKRALLSVSDKTGLVQLGRALAARGVDLVSTGGTAAALRDAGLAVRDVSDLTGFPEMMDGRVKTLHPMVHGGLLALRDDAGHLGAMQDHGIAPIDLLVVNLYPFEATVARGADYAEAVENIDIGGPAMIRAAAKNHGFVSVVTDPEDYAALLAELDAQDGQTTLAFRQRLAQTAYARTGAYDAAVSTWMAGAIGVETPRRRVFAGTLAQPLRYGENPHQRAAFYTDGSDRPGVATATQHQGKELSYNNINDTDAAFELVSEFLPTDGPACAIIKHANPCGVARGDTLTQAYARAFDCDRTSAFGGIIALNMKLDLATAEAISGIFTEVVIAPGADDAAIAHFARKKNLRLLTTKGLGNPMAPGLAFRQVSGGMLVQDRDNGMILETALQVVTKRAPDADELADLMFAWKVAKHVKSNAIVYVKDLATVGIGAGQMSRVDSTRIAARKSVDMAEVMGLPGALTQGSVVASDAFFPFADGLLAAAEAGARAIIQPGGSVRDAEVIAAADAAGLAMVFTGQRHFRH
- a CDS encoding DNA recombination protein RmuC, translating into MIDVAGRTYALDDPMVIAVLFGAVLLLAVVLILRAVARTARSVEPLAWQVNQMGGTIQALSDGQQHLAGGLHHVSDAQAKAQAHMLHVVEQRLSEVGTRMGTALDGSSIRTAQSLGALQQRLEAIDRAQANIEKLSGNVLSLQDILSNKQARGAFGEIQLHDLVGKALPADAFTMQATLSNGRRADCLVHMPLPPGPLVIDAKFPLEAYEALRRADTDAQTLEATRAFRQSVRLHIRAIAERYIIKGETGDGALMFLPSEAVYAELHSNFPELVREGFAAHVWIVSPTTCMATLNTLRGILRDARMREQAGAVRRELGLLLDDLRRLSERVDKLDSHFGQVQGDLRDIKISSEKTTRRAQRLESFDFSDGSG
- a CDS encoding signal peptidase II gives rise to the protein MKYIIGAAALIFVIDQLTKWYVVFELGLQHRLFIEVFDPYLNFSMAWNTGVNFGLFGGGTDVMRWVLIAVALGISGWVWVWVRRDPRPGMLLSAGVLIGGALGNVVDRVLYGAVADFLNMSCCGLRNPFAFNVADVAIFAGAIGLAVFSGRADGAAGDKTP